ACTCCAATCCCCTCACCGCCCGAGAAGCGGGCCCCGTGAACTCTCGTCGCGTCTATGCCCGGCGCGGGAGCAGACGGGGAAGGAGGGTGTAGAAGACCACCACCGCGAGACCGCCCACGAGCAGTGCCAGCGTGCCCCAGAGACCCGTGAACAGCGACGCCAGGCCGAGCAGCGACGCCAGCGCGGTGCATCCGGCCGTGATGAGCGAGGCCTGCACATGCGTGTAGCCGAGCTGCTGGATGCGCTGGTAGGCGTGCTCCTTGTGCGGTTCGTCCCACTTGTGGCCGGCGCGCACCCGTTTCACGAGCGTGACCCCCACGTCGCCGAAGTAGATGACCATGGGGCCGATCGTGGCGAGGAACGGCACGCCCGAGACGAGCGCGGCGAAGCTCGTGATCGCAACCGCTCCCCCGAGCAGATAGCTGCCGACATCGCCGAGGAATGCGCCGGGCCTGGTGAGGTTCCACGGCAGGAACCCGCCGAATCCGGCGGCCAGCACGAGGCCGGCGAGCAGCAGCCAGCCGTGGCCCGTGAGATATCCGGCGGCACCGAACGCGAGGCCGGCGATGACCCCGTGGAAGCCGCTGATCCCGTTCAGCCCGTCCATGAAGTTGGCCACGTTGATGTAGCTGGAGATGAACAGGATCGCATAGACCGCCAGCAGGATGAGGCCCCACAGCGGCAGTGGGCTCTGGGTCGGCCAGCCCGACACCCACTGCAGGATCACCGGGCTCGCCAGGCCGGATGCCTCGGAGAAGAGCTGCGGCTGCCACAGCATCGAGGTGGAGACGCAGCAGGCGATGAGCAGCAGGCAGAGGCTGCGGATCCGCACGCTCAGGCCCCGCAGATCCTCGGCGAGGCCGAGCAGGCCGGCCGCGAGCGAACCGAGCACCACGGTGATCAGGGTGCTCGAGACATAGGACTCGCCGAGAAGTGGCGGCAGCAGCGCACCGGCACCGCCGCCGACCGCCATCGCGATGAGCACCGCGAGCCCCAGACCGCGCAGCACCGGCTTCTCGTGCGAGGAGCGCTCATTGGGAACGTCCATGATGCCGAGTTTGAACAGCCAGGGCCTCACTGCGAAGGGCAGCAGCAGGCTGAGCACGAGCGTGACGGCGCCGATGACGAACGCGCCTCCGATCCCGATCACTGCACGCGCTCCTCGGCCGCCTCGGTCAGGTCGAGACGGGCGACCCACCCCTCATGGTCGAGCACCTCCGGCGAGATCGTGTCGACGTGGGCGTGCGAGATCTTCGGATGGAAGGGACGTTCGTCGCCCTCGCCGACGCCCACCAGCTCCTCGTGCAGCTTCTCCCCGTGCCGCAGCCCGGTGAACACGATCTCGATGTCCTTGCCCGATTGCGCGATCATGCGCCGCGCGACGTCGATGATGCGCACGGGATCCCCCATGTCGAGGATCAGCACCTCGCCCGGCCGCCCGATGCCGCCGGCCTGCACGACCAGCTGACACGCTTCCGGGATCGTCATGAAGAACCGCGTCACCTCGGGGTGTGTCACCGTGAGGGGTCCGCCCGCCTCGATGAGCTTGCGGAAGGTCGGCAGCATGGAGCCCCGGCTGCCGATCACGTTGCCGAAGCGGACCGAGAGGTACCGCTGGCCCGTCTGCTGCGCCATCCACGCTGTGAGCTTCTCGGCGACGCGCTTCGAGTGGCCGAGCACGCTGGTGGGGTTCGCTGCCTTATCGGTCGAGATGTTGACGAACGTTCCGACGTGCGCCGCCTGCGCCGCGCGCAGCACGTTCAGCGTGCCGAGCACGTTGGTCTTCCACGCCTCGTCGGGATACTGCTCGAGCATGGGCAGGTGCTTGAGCGCGGCCGCGTGGAACACGACCTCGGGCCGACGGGCGGTGAAGATGCGCTGCAGAGCGGCCTCGTCGCGGATGTCGGCGAGCACCACGTCGTTGGTGTCGAGGAGCCCGTGGCCGCTGATCGACAGCTGCGTCTCCTGCAGCGCGGTCTCGTCGCGGTCGAGCATGATCAGCTCGCTCGGGGCGAAGCGCGCGAGCTGGCGGCACAGCTCGGATCCGATCGACCCGCCTGCGCCCGTGACCAGCACGCGACGATCCTGCAGGTACTCGGCGATCGATTCCGTCTCGAGCCGCACGGGGTGACGGCCGATGAGATCCTCGATCGACAGCTCGCGCACGTTGGAGATCGCAGAGGCGTTCTGCAGGATCTGCTCGAGCGGCGGCAGCACCATGGCGGTGATCCCCGCCTCGTCCGCGGCCTGATCGACGCGCCGCATCATCGCCGCGTCGGCATCGCCGATGCACACGATCAGCCGGGTCGCGCGGGTCTGCCGCGCGGCCTCGGCGAGATCCTCGAAGCCGCCGAGCACCCGCACTCCCCTGACCTCCTGGTGCCGCTTCTCAGGATCGTCGTCGATGAATCCGACCGGCAGCACCGACCCCTTGGAGTCGGTGAGCAGACGCTTCGCGGTCTGCACGCCCAGATATCCCGCGCCGTACAGCAGCGCCCGTTCCGCCTCGGCGCCCGGCTTCAGCTGCCGCTCGTTGTAGAGGCGCAGCACATATCGCGACACCCCCATGAGACTGAAGGTGATCGGGGCGGCGATGATCATCGTGCTGCGCGGGATCCCATTGCCGTATCCGACGAGGAAGGCGAACACCCAGGCGACGATCATCACGGCGGTGATGTTCAGCACCAGCGCCCGCACCTCGTCGAAGCTGCCGACCTCGTATCGATTGCGGTACAGCCAGAAGATCCACCCGCCGAGCAGCTGCAGCACCACGGTGATGCCGATCACCGCGAGGGTCCAGCCCCAGTGGATGCGGTTGAGGTTGAAGTCGAAGCGCAGTACGAGAGCGGCGAGGATCCCGATCGCCCAGGAAGCGGCGTCGAGCAGGAAGAGCAGCCCGTACTGGCGGGTAAAGTGGGCGACGCGCTCGCCTGGGGTCTGCGGCACTCGTTCTCCATTCGCTCTGCTGGACCGATCAGAGGCTGAGCCTCGGGACACTTCGAGGATACCGCTCAGCTCCTGGCCGCGAGCCGCACCGCGCCGTCCCGAGCACCACCGCTCAAGCCCGGGTATGGACCCCCATCGAACATGCATCGCACGGCCCGCGCGGAGACCTCTATAGATTGGATCCCATCGCCTTCGGCGATGGCCCCGGGCGTGGGCGCCGCTCGCTGCGCCCGCTCCCCTGCAATGACGCAAAGGAACAGAGGTGCACCCGCTATGACTGTCAGATCCGCCGCCCGCCCTTCGACGCCCGAGCCTCCGCCGCTCCGGCGCCCGCGGCGCTCCGAACGCCGAGGCGCCCGCGTCGCGGCGGCTTCGCTGCTCGCCGCCGCGTTACCGCTCATCGGCGCGACCGCTGCGCATGCGACCCCGATCGACGGCTCGTCGAGCTACGGCGACTCGCTCTTCACCGGCATCGGCAACGGCGGCTACGATGTGCTCCACTACGACGTGGACCTCGATTACACGCACACGGCCACCGAGGATCGACCCGCGGGAGACCTCGACGCGACGGCCGGGATCACCGCCACCGCACCCGAAGCGCTCAGGTCGTTCTCCCTCGATTTCGAGGGGATGACCGTCGACTCCGTGACCGTGAACGGCGAGCCCGCGACATTCACACGGCCCGCGGTCGACAAGCCGTCCGAGTCGTACAAGCTCGTGATCACCCCGGCCGCCCCGGTGCAGGGCGAGTTCACCACGGTCGTGCAGTACTCGGGCGTTCCCAGCATGCACATCGACAACGACGGTTCGAGCGAGGGCTGGGTCGCCACCCCGAACGGCGTGATCGCGCTCGGTCAGCCGGTGGGCACCATGACCTGGCTGCCGAGCAACAACACGCCGGCGGACAAGGCCACCTTCAATACGCAGATCACCGTCCCCACGACGATGAACGAACTCCCGGCTTCGGCTGTGAGCAATGGGGAGCTCGTCGGATCCGTCGACAACGGCGACGGCACCACGACCTGGCACTGGCAGCAGCAGAAGCAGCAGGCGACGATGTCCGCGATGGTGGGGATCGGCAACTACGATCTGCACCAGAGCACGATCACGCTGAGCGACGGTCGCGAGATCCCCGAGTGGTCGTTCATCGACGCCTCGCTCACGCCGGAGCAGAAGAGCACGACGATCGACCGTCTCGGCCGGATGCAGGAGATCCACCGTTTCCTGGAGTCCAAGTACGGCCCGTACCCCGGCAACAGCACCGGCATCATCGTGCACGAGTCGAACGTGGGCTACGCGCTCGAGACGCAGGACCGCTCGTACTTCCCCGGAGTCCCCGGGCTCAGCACGCTCGTGCACGAGATCGCCCACCAGTGGTTCGGCGCGGCCGTCACCCCCGACGACTGGAACAACATCTGGATGAGCGAGGGGCAGGCCACCTACTCGTCGGCGATGTTCGATCAGGAGATCGGGCTCGGCGCGGAGCCGGGCAAGACCACCGCTGAGACCTACTTCGCAATCTGGGACGACACGGACGCGGCGCACGACAGGTGGAAGGTCGCGCCAGCGGCCATGACGGATCAGGTCGAGCTCTTCGGGTGGCAGTCGTACACGCGTGGGGCGATGACCTACGAGGCGCTGCGCCAGGTCATCGGCGACGAGGTCTTCTTCGACCTCCTCTCGACCTGGGCCCAGTCGAACAGCGGGCAGAGCAAGTCGACCGCTGACTTCATCGCGCTTGCTGAGGAGAAGTCGGGGAAGGATCTCGCGGCGTTCTTCCAGGACTGGCTCTACGAGCGCGACAAGCCCGCCTGGCCGTCGACGTGGACTCTCGACCTCGCCGCAGATCCCGCGGGCGGCGAGGTGGTGCCCGGCGGCGAGATCGTATACACGCTGACGGCGAAGAACACCGGACAGGTCCCACTCGCGGGGACCGCGACGGTCGACCTCTCCGAGGTCCTCGACGATGCGCAGCTCGATGACGCGGCCCTCGATCCCGCTCTGTCGCTCGACGGCGCAACGCTCACCTGGGAAGTGCCCGAGATCACCGGCACCGAGTCCACGACCGCGTCGTTCGCCGTGCGGGTGCAGGATCGCGCCTACAGCGCCGCCCTCGACGCGACCGCCTCGGGTTCGCTGGGCGCATTCTGCGGTACCTGCGCCGTCGGCCACACCACGGCCCCGGACCAGGACAGCACCGGCAGTCCCGACGGCGCAGGCGATCCCGACGGCACAGGCGACCCCGACGGCACCGGCGACCCCGACAGCACAGGCGGTCCCGACGGCACCGGCGACCCCGACGGCGCAGGCTCGGACGGTGCCGGTGCGAGCGGCGATGCCGACGGCGGCACTCCCCCGCGTACGTCCGGGAACGACGCGCTTCCCACCACTGGCGCGAGCGCAGACATCGCGCCGTGGGCGGTCGGAACCGGCGCGCTACTGCTCGTCGCAGGAACGATCCTGCTGCTCCGCCGCCGGGCAGCGGAGGACGCCGGGACCTCGGTCGAGTAGACGAATTCCTCGGAGAACACGACAGGGCGGGGCTCCGGCTCCCGCCCTGTCGCATTCCCGGCGCCGGTCACGAACCCGGGATGCGGTGTGAACGACGCACCCCGGGGGTTCCGCAGACGCGAAGAACCCCCGCTCCCCTCGACAAGCTCGGGGAACGGGGGTTCTCGGTGCGGATCGGGATCCGATCAGTCAGTCTGAGACTTACTCGACGACCTTGGTCACCGTGCCGGCGCCGACGGTGCGGCCACCCTCACGGATCGCGAAGCCGAGGCCCTCCTCCATAGCGATCGGCTGGATCAGCTCGACCGACATGTCGGTGGTGTCGCCGGGCATGACCATCGGCTTGTCCTCGGGCAGGGTGATGACACCGGTCACGTCAGTCGTACGGAAGTAGAACTGCGGACGGTAGTTCGTCTCGAACGGGTTGTGGCGGCCGCCCTCTTCCTTCTTCAGGATGTAGGCGGTGCCCTCGAACTTGGTGTGCGGGGTGATCGAACCGGGAGCGACCACGACCTGACCGCGCTCGACCTCTTCGCGCTTGGTGCCGCGGAGGAGGAGGCCACAGTTCTCGCCGGCCCAGGCCTCGTCGAGCTGCTTGTGGAACATCTCGATGCCGGTGACGGTGGTCTTCTGCGTCGGACGCAGACCCACGATCTCGACCTCGGAGTTGATCTTCAGCGTACCGCGCTCGGCGCGGCCGGTGACCACGGTGCCGCGGCCGGTGATGGTGAAGACGTCCTCGACGGGCATGAGGAACGGCTTGTCCTTGTCACGCACGGGATCGGGGATGCTGCTGTCGACGGCCTCCATGAGCTCGAGGATCGAGTTGACCCACTTCTCCTCGCCCTGGAGCGCCTGGTAGCCCGAGACGCGCACGACGGGAGCGTTGTCGCCGTCGAAGCCGTTCTTGGTGAGCTCCTCGCGGACCTCCATCTCGACGAGCTCGAGGATCTCCTCGTCGTCGACCTGGTCGCACTTGTTCAGCGCGACGAGCAGGTAGGGAACGCCGACCTGCTTGGCGAGCAGGATGTGCTCCTTCGACTGAGCCATGAGACCGTCGGTCGCCGCGACCACGAGGATCGCGCCGTCCATCTGAGCGGCGCCGGTGATCATGTTCTTGATGTAGTCAGCGTGACCGGGGGCATCAACGTGAGCGTAGTGGCGCTTGTCGGTCTCGTACTCGACGTGCGAGATGTTGATGGTGATGCCGCGCTGGCGCTCCTCGGGAGCCGAGTCGATCGTATCGAAGTCGCGCTGCACGTTGACGTCAGACGGGAACTTGTCAGCGAGGGTCTTCGAGATCGCCGCGGTAAGAGTGGTCTTACCGTGGTCGACGTGACCGATCGTTCCGATGTTTACGTGCGGCTTGGTCCGCTCGAACTTGGCCTTCGCCACTATGGTCCTCCTCAGGACATCGTTGCACTCACTTTCCCTCGACGGTTTCGAGGGCACGCGAGCACGGGGTGTGTGTACCTATGTTACAAGCTCAAGCCTGCGATCGCGACCTGAGCGATGTGTTCGGCGGCGGAGCCGAAGTCCGCCGCCGAACAGCGGGCGGGATTACTCGCCCTTAGCCTTCTGAACGATCTCATCGGCCACGGCCTTCGGCACCTCAGCGTAGGAGTCGAAGGTCATCGAGAACACCGCACGACCGCTGGTCTTCGACCGCAGGTCGCCGATGTACCCGAACATCTCGGAAAGCGGCACGAGGGCGCGCACGACCTTGACGCCGCTCGCATCCTCCATGGACTGGATCTGCCCGCGACGGGAGTTCAGGTCGCCGATCACGTCGCCCATGTACTCCTCGGGAGTACGCACCTCGACCGCCATGAGCGGCTCGAGGATGACGGGCTGAGCGAGGCGCGCGGCCTCCTTGAAGGCCATCGAACCCGCGATCTTGAACGCCATCTCCGAGGAGTCGACGTCGTGGTACTGGCCGTCGAGCAGCTGAGCCTTGACGTTGACCACGGGGAACCCGGCGAGGATGCCGTACTGCATGGCGTCCTGGATGCCGGCGTCGACCGACGGGATGTACTCGCGAGGAACGCGACCGCCGGTCACCTTGTCCTCGAACTCGTACGTCTTGTCGCTGCCCTCTTCGGTCTCGAGCGGCGCCAGCGAGATCTGCACCTTCGCGAACTGACCGGATCCACCGGTCTGCTTCTTGTGGGTGTAGTCGTACTTCGGCACCTCGCGGCGGATCGTCTCGCGGTAGGCCACCTGGGGCTTGCCCACGTTCGCCTCGACCTTGAACTCGCGCTTCATGCGATCGACGAGGATGTCGAGGTGCAGCTCGCCCATACCGGCGATGACGGTCTGGCCGGTCTCGGCGTTGAGGCTCACGCGGAACGTGGGATCCTCTTCGGCGAGCTTCTGGATCGCGACGCCGAGCTTCTCCTGGTCGCCCTTGGTCTTCGGCTCGATGGCCACCTCGATCACAGGCTCGGGGAAGGTCATCGACTCGAGCACGACCTGGTTGTTCGGGTCGCAGAGCGTGTCGCCCGTGGTGGTGTCCTTGAGACCGATCACCGCGTAGATGTTGCCGGCGGTGAGCTCGTCGACCGGGTTCTCCTTGTTGGCGTGCATCTGGAAGATCTTTCCGATGCGCTCCTTCTTGCCCTTGGTCGAGTTCACGACCTGGGCGCCCGACTCGACCTTGCCCGAGTACACGCGCACGTAGGTGAGGCGGCCGAAGAAGGGGTGCACGGCGATCTTGAACGCGAGCGCCGAGAACGGCTCGTCGGCCGACGGCTTGCGCTCGATGACGACCGACTCGTCGCGGGGATCGTGCGCCTGGATCGCGCCGATATCGAGCGGGTTCGGCAGGAAGTCGACGACCGCGTCGAGCATCGGCTGGATGCCGCGGTTCTTGAACGCCGAGCCGCAGTACACGGGGTAGATCTCGTTGTTCACGACCATCTTGCGGATGCCGGCCTTGAGCTCGTCGATCGTGAGCTCTTCGCCGCCGAAGAACTTCTCGAGCAGCTCGTCGTCGCTCTCGGCGACGGTCTCGACGAGCTGCGCGCGGTACTCCTCGGCCTTGGCCTGGAGCTCGGCGGGGATCTCGCGGGTCTCGTAGGCGGCGCCCAGGGATACGTCGCCCTTGGCGTCGCCCTCCCAGACGAAGGCCTGCATCGACAGCAGGTCGACGACGCCGATGAAGTCGCTCTCCGAGCCGATGGGCAGCTGCATCACGAGCGGCTTGGCGCCGAGGCGGCTGATGATGGTGTCGACCGTGAAGTAGAAGTCGGCGCCCATCTTGTCCATCTTGTTGACGAAGCAGATGCGGGGAACGCCGTACTTGTCGGCCTGACGCCACACGGTCTCGGACTGGGGCTCCACACCCTCCTTGCCGTCGAACACGGCGACGGCGCCGTCGAGCACGCGCAGCGAGCGCTCCACCTCGACGGTGAAGTCGACGTGGCCCGGGGTGTCGATGATGTTGATCTGGTTCTTGTTCCAGAAGCAGGTCACCGCGGCACTGGTGATGGTGATGCCGCGCTCCTTCTCCTGCTCCATCCAGTCGGTCGTCGAAGCGCCGTCGTGGGTCTCACCCAGCTTGTGGTTGACACCCGTGTAGAACAGGATGCGCTCGGTCGTAGTGGTCTTGCCGGCATCGATGTGCGCCATGATGCCGATGTTGCGGACCTTGCTCAGGTCGGTGAGCACGTCTTGTGCCACAGGGGTCTCCTCCGAATAGGGGGTGAAAAGATTATGCGGGCCGGGATTGCCGGTCCTTCATCGAGCTTGTCGGGATGACGGGATCCGCCACCCCGACAAGCTCGAAGCGCAGATGACTACCAGCGGTAGTGAGCGAACGCGCGGTTCGACTCGGCCATCTTGTGAGTGTCCTCGCGGCGCTTCACGGCGGCGCCGAGGCCGTTGGAAGCATCGAGGATCTCGTTGGTGAGGCGATCGGTCATCGAGTTCTCACGACGAGCCTTCGCGTAGCTGGTGAGCCAGCGCAGTGCGAGCGTGTTCGCGCGGTGCGGCTTCACCTCGACGGGCACCTGGTAGGTGCTGCCGCCGACGCGACGCGAGCGGACCTCGAGCGTGGGACGCACGTTGTCGAGCGCCTTCTTGAGCACCGTCACCGCGTCCTGACCGGACTTCTCGGCGACGTTCTCGAGTGCACCGTAGACGATGCGCTCGGCGAGACCCTTCTTGCCGTCCAGCAGGATCTTGTTGACGAGCTGGCTGACGATGGGGGCACCGTAAACGGGATCGGCGACGACGGGGCGCTTGGGAGCGGGACCTTTACGGGGCATTACTTCACCTTCTTCGCACCGTAGCGGCTGCGAGCCTGCTGGCGATCCTTGACCGCCTGCGTGTCGAGCGCGCCGCGCACGATCTTGTAACGGACACCGGGGAGGTCCTTGACACGACCACCGCGCACGAGCACCAGCGAGTGCTCCTGCAGGTTGTGGCCCTCACCCGGAATGTAGGCGGTGACCTCGGTCCCGTTGCGGAGCTTCACACGAGCGACCTTGCGCATCGCCGAGTTTGGCTTCTTCGGGGTGGTGGTGTAGACGCGGGTGCAGACCCCGGCCTGCTGCGGGTTCGCCTTCAGGGCGGGCGCCTTGGTCTTGGAGACCTT
This DNA window, taken from Leucobacter tenebrionis, encodes the following:
- a CDS encoding MraY family glycosyltransferase, translated to MIGIGGAFVIGAVTLVLSLLLPFAVRPWLFKLGIMDVPNERSSHEKPVLRGLGLAVLIAMAVGGGAGALLPPLLGESYVSSTLITVVLGSLAAGLLGLAEDLRGLSVRIRSLCLLLIACCVSTSMLWQPQLFSEASGLASPVILQWVSGWPTQSPLPLWGLILLAVYAILFISSYINVANFMDGLNGISGFHGVIAGLAFGAAGYLTGHGWLLLAGLVLAAGFGGFLPWNLTRPGAFLGDVGSYLLGGAVAITSFAALVSGVPFLATIGPMVIYFGDVGVTLVKRVRAGHKWDEPHKEHAYQRIQQLGYTHVQASLITAGCTALASLLGLASLFTGLWGTLALLVGGLAVVVFYTLLPRLLPRRA
- a CDS encoding polysaccharide biosynthesis protein, whose protein sequence is MPQTPGERVAHFTRQYGLLFLLDAASWAIGILAALVLRFDFNLNRIHWGWTLAVIGITVVLQLLGGWIFWLYRNRYEVGSFDEVRALVLNITAVMIVAWVFAFLVGYGNGIPRSTMIIAAPITFSLMGVSRYVLRLYNERQLKPGAEAERALLYGAGYLGVQTAKRLLTDSKGSVLPVGFIDDDPEKRHQEVRGVRVLGGFEDLAEAARQTRATRLIVCIGDADAAMMRRVDQAADEAGITAMVLPPLEQILQNASAISNVRELSIEDLIGRHPVRLETESIAEYLQDRRVLVTGAGGSIGSELCRQLARFAPSELIMLDRDETALQETQLSISGHGLLDTNDVVLADIRDEAALQRIFTARRPEVVFHAAALKHLPMLEQYPDEAWKTNVLGTLNVLRAAQAAHVGTFVNISTDKAANPTSVLGHSKRVAEKLTAWMAQQTGQRYLSVRFGNVIGSRGSMLPTFRKLIEAGGPLTVTHPEVTRFFMTIPEACQLVVQAGGIGRPGEVLILDMGDPVRIIDVARRMIAQSGKDIEIVFTGLRHGEKLHEELVGVGEGDERPFHPKISHAHVDTISPEVLDHEGWVARLDLTEAAEERVQ
- a CDS encoding M1 family metallopeptidase → MTVRSAARPSTPEPPPLRRPRRSERRGARVAAASLLAAALPLIGATAAHATPIDGSSSYGDSLFTGIGNGGYDVLHYDVDLDYTHTATEDRPAGDLDATAGITATAPEALRSFSLDFEGMTVDSVTVNGEPATFTRPAVDKPSESYKLVITPAAPVQGEFTTVVQYSGVPSMHIDNDGSSEGWVATPNGVIALGQPVGTMTWLPSNNTPADKATFNTQITVPTTMNELPASAVSNGELVGSVDNGDGTTTWHWQQQKQQATMSAMVGIGNYDLHQSTITLSDGREIPEWSFIDASLTPEQKSTTIDRLGRMQEIHRFLESKYGPYPGNSTGIIVHESNVGYALETQDRSYFPGVPGLSTLVHEIAHQWFGAAVTPDDWNNIWMSEGQATYSSAMFDQEIGLGAEPGKTTAETYFAIWDDTDAAHDRWKVAPAAMTDQVELFGWQSYTRGAMTYEALRQVIGDEVFFDLLSTWAQSNSGQSKSTADFIALAEEKSGKDLAAFFQDWLYERDKPAWPSTWTLDLAADPAGGEVVPGGEIVYTLTAKNTGQVPLAGTATVDLSEVLDDAQLDDAALDPALSLDGATLTWEVPEITGTESTTASFAVRVQDRAYSAALDATASGSLGAFCGTCAVGHTTAPDQDSTGSPDGAGDPDGTGDPDGTGDPDSTGGPDGTGDPDGAGSDGAGASGDADGGTPPRTSGNDALPTTGASADIAPWAVGTGALLLVAGTILLLRRRAAEDAGTSVE
- the tuf gene encoding elongation factor Tu, producing the protein MAKAKFERTKPHVNIGTIGHVDHGKTTLTAAISKTLADKFPSDVNVQRDFDTIDSAPEERQRGITINISHVEYETDKRHYAHVDAPGHADYIKNMITGAAQMDGAILVVAATDGLMAQSKEHILLAKQVGVPYLLVALNKCDQVDDEEILELVEMEVREELTKNGFDGDNAPVVRVSGYQALQGEEKWVNSILELMEAVDSSIPDPVRDKDKPFLMPVEDVFTITGRGTVVTGRAERGTLKINSEVEIVGLRPTQKTTVTGIEMFHKQLDEAWAGENCGLLLRGTKREEVERGQVVVAPGSITPHTKFEGTAYILKKEEGGRHNPFETNYRPQFYFRTTDVTGVITLPEDKPMVMPGDTTDMSVELIQPIAMEEGLGFAIREGGRTVGAGTVTKVVE
- the fusA gene encoding elongation factor G, whose protein sequence is MAQDVLTDLSKVRNIGIMAHIDAGKTTTTERILFYTGVNHKLGETHDGASTTDWMEQEKERGITITSAAVTCFWNKNQINIIDTPGHVDFTVEVERSLRVLDGAVAVFDGKEGVEPQSETVWRQADKYGVPRICFVNKMDKMGADFYFTVDTIISRLGAKPLVMQLPIGSESDFIGVVDLLSMQAFVWEGDAKGDVSLGAAYETREIPAELQAKAEEYRAQLVETVAESDDELLEKFFGGEELTIDELKAGIRKMVVNNEIYPVYCGSAFKNRGIQPMLDAVVDFLPNPLDIGAIQAHDPRDESVVIERKPSADEPFSALAFKIAVHPFFGRLTYVRVYSGKVESGAQVVNSTKGKKERIGKIFQMHANKENPVDELTAGNIYAVIGLKDTTTGDTLCDPNNQVVLESMTFPEPVIEVAIEPKTKGDQEKLGVAIQKLAEEDPTFRVSLNAETGQTVIAGMGELHLDILVDRMKREFKVEANVGKPQVAYRETIRREVPKYDYTHKKQTGGSGQFAKVQISLAPLETEEGSDKTYEFEDKVTGGRVPREYIPSVDAGIQDAMQYGILAGFPVVNVKAQLLDGQYHDVDSSEMAFKIAGSMAFKEAARLAQPVILEPLMAVEVRTPEEYMGDVIGDLNSRRGQIQSMEDASGVKVVRALVPLSEMFGYIGDLRSKTSGRAVFSMTFDSYAEVPKAVADEIVQKAKGE
- the rpsG gene encoding 30S ribosomal protein S7, translated to MPRKGPAPKRPVVADPVYGAPIVSQLVNKILLDGKKGLAERIVYGALENVAEKSGQDAVTVLKKALDNVRPTLEVRSRRVGGSTYQVPVEVKPHRANTLALRWLTSYAKARRENSMTDRLTNEILDASNGLGAAVKRREDTHKMAESNRAFAHYRW
- the rpsL gene encoding 30S ribosomal protein S12; translation: MPTIQQLVRKGRTPKVSKTKAPALKANPQQAGVCTRVYTTTPKKPNSAMRKVARVKLRNGTEVTAYIPGEGHNLQEHSLVLVRGGRVKDLPGVRYKIVRGALDTQAVKDRQQARSRYGAKKVK